A single genomic interval of Sander lucioperca isolate FBNREF2018 chromosome 9, SLUC_FBN_1.2, whole genome shotgun sequence harbors:
- the rab2a gene encoding ras-related protein Rab-2A: MAYAYLFKYIIIGDTGVGKSCLLLQFTDKRFQPVHDLTIGVEFGARMITIDGKQIKLQIWDTAGQESFRSITRSYYRGAAGALLVYDITRRDTFNHLTTWLEDARQHSNSNMVIMLIGNKSDLESRREVKKEEGEAFAREHGLIFMETSAKTASNVEEAFINTAKEIYEKIQEGVFDINNEANGIKIGPQHPTTNSTLSGSQGGQQAGGGCC; the protein is encoded by the exons ATGGCGTACGCGTACCTCTTCAAATACATCATCATCGGAGACACGG gTGTGGGGAAGTCATGTCTATTACTACAGTTCACAGACAAGAGGTTTCAGCCAGTTCACGATCTCACTATCG GTGTGGAGTTCGGAGCAAGGATGATCACTATAGATGGCAAACAGATCAAACTGCAGATCTGGGATACG GCTGGTCAGGAGTCGTTCCGGTCCATCACCAGGTCTTACtacagaggagcagcaggagctcTGCTAGTCTATGACATCACAAG AAGGGACACCTTTAATCACTTGACGACCTGGTTAGAGGACGCTCGCCAACATTCCAACTCCAATATGGTCATCATGCTCATTGGCAACAAGAG tgaCCTAGAGTCGAGGAGAGAGgtgaagaaagaggaaggtgaagcATTTGCCAGAGAACATGGCCTCATATTCATGGAGACTTCAGCCAAGACTGCCTCTAATGTAGAGGAG GCTTTCATCAACACAGCCAAGGAGATCTATGAGAAGATCCAGGAGGGAGTGTTTGATATCAACAATGAG GCTAATGGTATTAAGATTGGACCCCAGCATCCTACCACCAACTCCACACTGTCCGGTAGCCAGGGAGGCCAACAGGCTGGAGGGGGCTGCTGCTGA